A window of Anas acuta chromosome 8, bAnaAcu1.1, whole genome shotgun sequence contains these coding sequences:
- the LEPROT gene encoding leptin receptor gene-related protein, whose translation MAGIKALVGLSFSGAIGLTFLMLGCALEYYGVYWPMFVLIFYFICPIPHFIAKRVSDDSDAASSACRELAYFFTTGIVVSAFGFPIILARVEAIKWGACGLVLAGNAVIFLTILGFFLVFGRGDDFSWEQW comes from the exons ATGGCGGGCATCAAAG CTCTCGTGGGGCTGTCGTTCAGCGGAGCCATCGGGCTGACCTTCCTCATGCTGGGCTGCGCCCTGGAGTACTACGG cGTGTACTGGCCGATGTTTGTCTTAATATTCTACTTCATCTGCCCCATTCCCCACTTCATCGCCAAAAGGGTGAGTGACGACAGCGACGCGGCCAGCAGCgcctgcagggagctggcgTATTTCTTCACCACTGGCATCGTGGTCTCCGCCTTCGGGTTCCCCATAATCCTGGCACGGGTCGAAGCG ATCAAATGGGGAGCCTGTGGCCTGGTGCTGGCTGGCAATGCAGTCATTTTCCTTACTATCTTAggcttttttcttgtgtttggtAGAGGAGATGACTTTAGCTGGGAACAGTGGTAG